One Methylocaldum marinum DNA window includes the following coding sequences:
- a CDS encoding Gfo/Idh/MocA family protein: MNDRKLRWGILGAARVNERLMPAIVEASNAELVAIASRRPGAAAETLAKYAPREPGVRTYDNLDALLDDADVEAVYLPLANHEHAEWTLRAIQRGKHVLCEKPMALTVADIDAIEAAARQHGVTVMEGFMYRFHPQHARVRDLIDSGIVGDIRSVRATYSFMMRPARLYRLAESVERGGGAMWDIGCYAIHSARMFFDTSPVAVTAIAKYVESGADITTSGVIDFGNGKHAHFDFSFERARRSEYEIIGTQGGLKCHTVWQLPGDVPVLSWWTEDGRQCEERLPPANHFRLEIEHFSERTLTGKAPQLSLDDARNNCRTIVAALQSAAHGRTEQLVG, encoded by the coding sequence ATGAACGACCGAAAACTTCGCTGGGGCATACTCGGTGCGGCACGCGTCAACGAACGGCTGATGCCCGCCATCGTCGAGGCCTCGAACGCCGAATTGGTCGCCATCGCCAGCCGCCGCCCCGGAGCCGCCGCCGAAACTCTCGCAAAATACGCCCCCCGGGAACCGGGCGTCCGAACGTACGATAATCTCGACGCCCTGCTCGACGATGCGGACGTCGAGGCCGTTTACCTGCCGCTCGCCAATCACGAACACGCCGAATGGACGCTGCGCGCCATCCAGCGCGGCAAACACGTCCTGTGCGAAAAGCCGATGGCCCTGACCGTCGCCGATATCGACGCGATCGAGGCCGCCGCGCGTCAGCACGGCGTGACGGTCATGGAAGGCTTCATGTACCGCTTCCACCCGCAGCACGCGCGCGTACGCGACCTGATTGACTCCGGCATCGTCGGCGACATCCGTTCCGTCCGCGCCACCTATTCGTTCATGATGCGGCCGGCGCGGCTGTACCGCCTGGCGGAAAGCGTCGAACGCGGCGGCGGCGCCATGTGGGACATCGGCTGCTACGCGATTCACTCCGCCCGCATGTTCTTCGACACCTCCCCCGTCGCCGTAACCGCCATCGCGAAATATGTCGAGAGCGGCGCGGATATCACGACCAGCGGCGTAATCGATTTCGGGAACGGCAAGCACGCCCATTTCGACTTCAGCTTCGAACGGGCTCGGCGCTCGGAATACGAAATCATAGGCACGCAAGGCGGCCTGAAATGCCATACGGTATGGCAACTGCCGGGCGATGTCCCGGTATTGTCGTGGTGGACCGAAGACGGCCGGCAATGCGAAGAACGGCTGCCTCCAGCCAACCATTTCAGACTGGAGATCGAGCATTTCAGCGAACGCACGCTGACCGGCAAGGCACCGCAGCTTTCGCTGGACGACGCAAGAAACAACTGCCGGACCATCGTCGCCGCATTGCAGTCCGCTGCGCACGGGCGCACGGAACAACTTGTCGGCTAG
- a CDS encoding peroxiredoxin, translating to MTIKVGDRLPEGTLYESVEFDPANGCPMKPQPLSVTDLAKGRKIVIFGLPGAFTPTCSAQHLPGYVTNFDQLKAKNVDEIWCMAVNDGFVMASWGREQKAGGKVRMMADGSAEYTRKLGLELDLTEKGMGVRCQRFAMVVDDGVVKHLAVEAPGKFEVSSAEAILAQL from the coding sequence ATGACCATCAAAGTTGGAGACCGCCTGCCCGAAGGCACGCTGTACGAGTCCGTCGAATTCGATCCGGCCAACGGCTGTCCGATGAAGCCCCAGCCGCTGAGTGTCACCGATCTCGCCAAGGGCAGGAAAATTGTGATTTTCGGTCTGCCCGGCGCGTTTACGCCGACCTGTTCCGCGCAACATCTGCCGGGTTACGTTACCAATTTCGACCAGCTGAAAGCCAAGAATGTCGACGAAATCTGGTGCATGGCCGTCAACGACGGGTTCGTGATGGCCTCCTGGGGCCGGGAACAGAAGGCCGGCGGCAAGGTGCGCATGATGGCCGACGGCAGCGCGGAATACACCCGGAAGCTCGGGCTCGAACTCGATCTGACCGAAAAAGGCATGGGCGTGCGCTGCCAGCGCTTTGCCATGGTCGTCGATGACGGTGTCGTCAAGCATCTTGCGGTCGAAGCGCCGGGCAAATTCGAAGTATCGAGCGCCGAGGCGATACTCGCTCAATTGTAA
- a CDS encoding inositol monophosphatase family protein yields MQQNDFSLTDILSTAMTIARGAGAILREGFETPRGPDVQFKSSAIDPVTEYDVRSEQYIVGELRKLFPSHPIVGEEGGAYRTEGAPSQVRNYLWHIDPLDGTVNFAHRFPMFCVSMGLLIDGVPSLGVVYNPATDEMFAAALGTGATRNGKPIHVSATPVLNRALVITGFSYDTHTSDSNMKNFLGFQRNAQATRRIGSAALNLCYTATGQLDGHWELKVKPHDIAAGIVLVREAGGTVTDFDGGDDILSTGRIVSSNGLIHGEMLEVLKAANDRG; encoded by the coding sequence ATGCAACAAAACGATTTTTCGCTCACCGACATTCTGAGTACCGCCATGACCATCGCCCGCGGCGCGGGAGCCATTCTTCGCGAGGGTTTCGAAACCCCGCGCGGCCCCGATGTGCAGTTTAAGAGCAGCGCTATCGATCCGGTGACCGAATACGATGTCCGCAGCGAGCAGTACATCGTCGGTGAACTGCGCAAGCTGTTCCCTTCCCACCCAATCGTCGGCGAAGAGGGCGGCGCGTATCGAACCGAGGGAGCGCCATCGCAGGTCCGGAATTACCTTTGGCATATCGACCCGCTCGACGGCACCGTGAACTTCGCTCACCGTTTTCCCATGTTCTGCGTTTCGATGGGCCTGCTGATCGACGGCGTGCCTTCGCTCGGCGTAGTGTACAACCCGGCCACCGACGAAATGTTCGCTGCCGCGCTGGGGACGGGTGCCACGCGCAACGGGAAGCCGATTCATGTGTCGGCAACGCCGGTGCTGAATCGCGCGCTGGTGATCACCGGTTTCTCGTACGATACCCATACCAGCGACAGCAATATGAAGAACTTCCTCGGCTTCCAGCGCAACGCGCAAGCCACGCGGCGCATCGGCTCGGCCGCGCTGAACCTGTGCTATACGGCTACCGGGCAGCTCGATGGCCACTGGGAGCTGAAGGTCAAGCCGCACGACATCGCGGCCGGCATCGTGCTGGTGCGCGAGGCCGGCGGAACGGTCACCGATTTCGACGGCGGCGACGATATCTTGAGCACCGGCCGCATCGTTTCCAGCAATGGCCTGATCCATGGCGAGATGCTGGAGGTCTTGAAAGCCGCGAACGATCGTGGTTGA
- the rpiB gene encoding ribose 5-phosphate isomerase B produces the protein MKIGIASDHAGFDYKEELRAWLSSLGHEVVDYGCFSDERTDYPTWIRPCAVAVANGEVERGIVLGGSGNGEAIVANRVKGCRCGYCFNEETAYLTRSHNDANCIAMGQRIISLEMAKKIVETFLITAFEGGRHVPRIKAIDE, from the coding sequence ATGAAAATCGGCATCGCTTCTGATCACGCAGGATTCGATTACAAGGAAGAATTGCGCGCGTGGCTAAGCTCGCTCGGCCACGAGGTCGTCGATTACGGTTGCTTTAGCGACGAAAGAACCGATTACCCCACGTGGATTCGCCCGTGTGCAGTCGCCGTCGCCAACGGCGAAGTCGAGCGCGGCATCGTGCTGGGCGGCAGCGGCAACGGCGAAGCCATCGTCGCCAACCGGGTCAAGGGTTGCCGCTGCGGCTATTGTTTCAACGAGGAAACCGCTTATCTGACCCGATCGCACAACGACGCCAATTGCATCGCCATGGGGCAGCGGATCATCAGCCTCGAGATGGCCAAAAAGATCGTCGAAACCTTTCTGATCACCGCATTCGAGGGCGGCCGGCACGTGCCGAGGATCAAGGCGATCGACGAGTGA
- a CDS encoding bifunctional 4-hydroxy-2-oxoglutarate aldolase/2-dehydro-3-deoxy-phosphogluconate aldolase has product MNLDQIIAATSVMPVMVVDRVEDAVPLSRALVEGGIRVLEITLRTAAGLDAVRVIKQEIPDAIVGVGTIATPAQLDAAISAGAQFGVSPGTTPTLLKAIVDSKLPFFPGVATMSEVMQVLEAGLDVMKFFPAVAAGGIKMLDSFRGPFPNVRFCPTGGINAQNAPDFFKLPNVVAVGGSWLTPKNLVAGGSWTEITRLAREAAALKP; this is encoded by the coding sequence ATGAACCTTGACCAAATCATTGCCGCGACCAGTGTCATGCCCGTGATGGTGGTGGACCGCGTGGAAGACGCGGTACCGTTGTCCCGCGCCTTGGTGGAAGGCGGCATTCGCGTATTGGAAATCACCTTGCGCACCGCCGCCGGCCTGGACGCCGTACGAGTGATCAAGCAAGAAATCCCGGACGCGATCGTCGGCGTCGGCACCATCGCCACGCCGGCCCAGCTCGATGCGGCGATTTCCGCCGGTGCGCAATTCGGCGTTTCGCCGGGAACCACGCCCACCCTGCTGAAGGCGATCGTAGACAGCAAGCTGCCGTTTTTCCCGGGCGTTGCCACCATGTCCGAAGTGATGCAAGTCCTGGAAGCGGGCCTCGACGTCATGAAATTTTTCCCGGCCGTGGCCGCGGGCGGCATCAAGATGCTCGACTCATTTAGAGGCCCGTTTCCGAACGTGCGTTTCTGTCCGACCGGCGGGATCAACGCGCAGAACGCGCCGGACTTCTTCAAACTTCCCAATGTGGTTGCCGTGGGCGGTTCCTGGCTCACACCCAAGAACCTGGTCGCCGGCGGCAGCTGGACCGAAATCACCCGCCTGGCCCGCGAAGCCGCGGCGCTCAAGCCGTAA
- the edd gene encoding phosphogluconate dehydratase encodes MSLNPTLLAVTDRIRTRSQAKRQAYLERMRHNCQAGVERERIACTNVAHAYAAMPTNDKLVLKAARVPNIGIVTAYNDMLSAHHPYEQYPAIIRSEARASGATAQVAGGVPAMCDGVTQGQNGMELSLFSRDVIAMATAIALSHRVFDANLFLGVCDKIVPGLLIGALRFGHLPGIFVPAGPMASGVSNAEKAKVRQLFAEGKVGREALLESEMASYHSSGTCTFYGTANSNQMLMEIMGLQLPGSSFVSPGTELREALTRAATRQAVRLAEDKSSPTLCEVVDERAVVNGIVGLLATGGSTNHTIHLIAIARAAGMEINWDDFNDLSAVVPLLARVYPNGKADVNHFHAAGGMGFLIRELLDAGLLHDDVQTVLGPGLHRWTEEPWLDNGRLAFRPASETSLDTAVLAPVGAPFSPDGGLRLVTGNLGRGVIKVSAVAPENRVVRAPAIVFDDQEDLIAAFKRGELERDFIAVVRFQGPRANGMPELHQLTPSLAVLQERGFKVALVTDGRMSGASGKVPAAIHLSPECVMGGPLAKVRDGDMLLLDAVEGRLEAEVPAAEWNSRERAAADLSRNQFGCGRELFTGLRQLADAAEHGGVTFQFDD; translated from the coding sequence ATGTCCCTAAATCCCACACTGCTCGCCGTCACCGACCGCATTCGCACCCGCAGCCAGGCCAAGCGTCAAGCTTATCTCGAGCGTATGCGACACAACTGTCAGGCCGGCGTCGAACGCGAACGCATTGCATGCACCAACGTAGCTCATGCTTATGCGGCAATGCCGACCAACGACAAATTGGTGTTGAAAGCCGCCAGGGTACCGAATATCGGCATCGTGACGGCGTACAACGACATGCTTTCGGCGCATCATCCGTATGAGCAATATCCGGCCATAATCAGGTCCGAGGCTCGCGCCTCCGGTGCGACCGCCCAAGTCGCTGGCGGCGTGCCGGCGATGTGCGACGGCGTGACTCAAGGCCAGAACGGCATGGAGCTTTCTCTGTTCTCGCGCGACGTCATCGCGATGGCAACCGCGATAGCGCTTTCCCATCGTGTGTTCGACGCCAATCTGTTTCTGGGCGTATGCGACAAAATCGTTCCGGGGCTTTTGATCGGGGCCTTGCGCTTCGGCCATCTGCCCGGCATTTTCGTGCCCGCCGGCCCGATGGCGTCGGGCGTGTCGAACGCCGAGAAAGCCAAGGTCCGGCAGTTGTTCGCCGAAGGCAAGGTCGGCCGCGAAGCCCTGCTCGAATCCGAAATGGCGTCCTACCACAGCTCCGGGACCTGCACCTTCTACGGCACCGCCAACAGCAACCAGATGCTGATGGAAATCATGGGCCTGCAACTGCCCGGATCGTCCTTCGTCAGCCCCGGCACCGAACTTCGCGAAGCCTTGACCCGCGCCGCCACCCGCCAGGCAGTCCGCCTCGCCGAAGACAAATCCTCCCCGACGCTGTGCGAGGTCGTGGACGAACGCGCGGTGGTCAACGGCATCGTCGGCTTGCTGGCGACCGGCGGCTCGACCAACCATACGATCCATTTGATCGCCATTGCGCGGGCCGCGGGGATGGAAATCAACTGGGACGACTTCAACGATTTGTCGGCGGTCGTGCCCCTTCTCGCCCGCGTCTACCCCAACGGCAAAGCGGACGTCAACCATTTCCACGCCGCCGGCGGCATGGGCTTCCTGATCCGCGAGTTGCTGGATGCCGGACTTCTGCATGACGATGTCCAGACCGTCCTGGGACCGGGCCTGCACCGCTGGACGGAAGAGCCCTGGCTGGACAACGGCCGGCTGGCATTTCGCCCGGCCAGCGAAACAAGCCTCGACACCGCCGTGCTGGCGCCGGTCGGCGCACCGTTCAGCCCGGACGGCGGATTGCGCCTGGTCACCGGGAATCTCGGCCGCGGCGTCATCAAGGTCTCGGCCGTCGCTCCGGAAAACCGGGTGGTACGCGCTCCCGCCATTGTGTTCGACGACCAGGAAGACCTGATCGCCGCCTTCAAGCGCGGCGAACTGGAGCGCGATTTCATCGCCGTGGTCCGCTTCCAGGGACCGCGCGCGAACGGCATGCCGGAACTGCATCAGCTGACCCCTTCGCTCGCGGTCCTGCAGGAACGCGGTTTCAAGGTAGCCCTGGTGACCGACGGCCGCATGTCCGGCGCGTCCGGAAAAGTGCCGGCCGCGATTCACCTCTCGCCGGAGTGCGTGATGGGCGGCCCGCTCGCTAAAGTGCGCGACGGCGATATGCTGCTGCTCGATGCGGTGGAAGGCCGTCTGGAGGCCGAGGTCCCGGCCGCCGAATGGAACAGCCGCGAACGCGCCGCGGCCGACCTGTCGCGCAACCAGTTCGGTTGCGGACGGGAGCTGTTCACCGGCCTGCGCCAACTGGCCGATGCCGCGGAACACGGCGGCGTCACTTTCCAGTTCGACGACTGA
- the zwf gene encoding glucose-6-phosphate dehydrogenase, producing the protein MSQLTFPQSFNLVFFGGAGDLVTRKLLPAMYQCHKNGQLVESGRILCLDLQDLTQDSFLALVDDKARQFVPEADWEEEIWTSFLARLSYLKLDATQPEQYGALKTLLKKTPAEVTVFYLSTAPFLFATICANLTRQGLNGPNSRLVLEKPLGNDLASSNAITADVDRFFYEKQVYRIDHYLGKESVQNLMALRFGNSLFEPLWRRMWISNVQITIAEDVGIGSRGGFYDKTGALRDMVQNHLLQLLCFVAMEPPASLDSDAIRNEKLKVLECLVPFTPEDVLNKTVRGQYRAGVSGGRQVKGYLEEDNIPADSKTETFVAIKAEIANWRWAGVPFYLFTGKRLPSRLAEIVVNFHDVPHHIFPLPSSGTRAPSKLVIRLQPGEYIRLYLNAKAPGDSMELLPVSLDLDFAGKFKGRRAEAYERLLLDTIRGNQALFVRQDELELAWRWVEPILNSWAADPAGPKPYAAGTWGPSASSELLSRDGFGWHDED; encoded by the coding sequence GTGAGTCAGCTCACATTTCCCCAATCGTTCAACCTCGTTTTTTTCGGCGGTGCCGGCGATCTGGTCACGCGCAAATTATTGCCGGCGATGTACCAGTGCCACAAGAATGGCCAGCTGGTGGAGTCGGGCCGCATCCTTTGTCTCGACCTTCAGGATCTGACTCAGGACAGCTTCCTGGCCCTCGTGGACGACAAGGCCAGACAGTTCGTGCCGGAGGCCGATTGGGAAGAAGAGATTTGGACCTCATTCCTCGCACGCCTGTCCTACCTTAAACTCGACGCCACCCAGCCTGAACAATACGGGGCCTTGAAAACCTTGTTGAAGAAGACTCCGGCCGAGGTCACCGTCTTCTATCTGTCCACCGCGCCGTTTCTGTTCGCGACGATCTGCGCCAATCTGACCCGGCAGGGACTGAACGGCCCGAACAGCCGCCTGGTGCTGGAGAAGCCGCTAGGTAACGACTTGGCATCCAGCAATGCGATTACGGCGGACGTCGATCGCTTCTTCTACGAGAAGCAGGTCTATCGAATCGACCACTATCTGGGTAAGGAGTCGGTGCAGAACCTGATGGCTCTGCGTTTCGGCAACTCTCTGTTCGAGCCGCTGTGGCGCCGGATGTGGATCAGTAACGTTCAGATCACGATCGCCGAGGATGTGGGCATCGGCAGCCGCGGCGGCTTTTATGACAAGACCGGCGCTTTGCGCGACATGGTGCAGAACCACTTGTTGCAGCTGTTGTGTTTCGTTGCGATGGAGCCGCCGGCCAGCCTCGATTCCGATGCGATCCGCAACGAAAAGCTCAAGGTGCTCGAGTGTCTGGTGCCGTTCACCCCGGAAGATGTCCTGAACAAGACCGTCCGCGGCCAGTATCGGGCGGGCGTGTCCGGCGGCCGTCAGGTAAAAGGCTACCTGGAAGAGGACAATATTCCGGCCGACAGCAAGACTGAAACCTTCGTGGCGATCAAGGCGGAGATCGCCAACTGGCGCTGGGCCGGGGTACCGTTTTATTTGTTCACCGGCAAGCGCCTGCCGAGTCGGCTTGCCGAGATCGTCGTGAATTTCCACGACGTTCCGCACCATATCTTTCCTTTGCCTAGCAGCGGTACGCGCGCGCCGTCCAAGCTGGTCATCCGCCTGCAGCCGGGCGAATACATTCGCCTGTACCTGAATGCCAAGGCGCCGGGCGATTCCATGGAACTTTTGCCGGTGTCGCTCGATCTCGACTTTGCCGGAAAATTCAAGGGCCGCCGGGCGGAGGCCTACGAACGCCTACTGCTCGATACCATTCGCGGCAACCAGGCGCTGTTCGTGCGCCAGGATGAGCTGGAACTGGCCTGGCGCTGGGTGGAGCCGATTCTGAACTCCTGGGCCGCCGATCCGGCTGGCCCCAAGCCTTATGCGGCAGGCACCTGGGGACCGTCGGCGTCTTCCGAGCTGCTGTCGCGCGACGGTTTTGGCTGGCACGATGAGGATTAA
- the pgl gene encoding 6-phosphogluconolactonase — MVDIRWFDDNPSLAPALAAAVADDLRAVLQKEPHAALAVSGGRSPVPVFEALRGEDLDWARVVVTLVDERWVPETDPASNAALVKTHLLQGRAAAARFVPLYTGDGSAREAEGALAAAFNGLPLPFAALILGMGDDGHTASLFPASPNLDAGLAPGGSVADTPPCLAQVGAVAPTERMSMTLPWILHARRVYLQFGGAGKADVFAAALAGPSRQYPVSFVLAQTQTPVTVFAARN; from the coding sequence ATGGTAGACATTCGCTGGTTCGACGATAACCCCAGTCTTGCGCCGGCCCTCGCGGCGGCAGTGGCTGACGATTTGCGCGCGGTGTTGCAGAAGGAACCCCATGCCGCCCTGGCGGTGTCGGGCGGCCGCTCGCCGGTGCCGGTGTTCGAGGCATTGCGCGGCGAAGATCTGGACTGGGCGCGCGTGGTCGTCACCCTGGTGGACGAGCGGTGGGTGCCGGAAACCGATCCGGCGAGCAACGCGGCGTTGGTCAAGACTCATCTTCTCCAAGGCCGGGCGGCGGCCGCTCGTTTCGTGCCGCTGTATACCGGCGATGGCTCTGCCCGGGAAGCCGAAGGGGCGCTGGCGGCCGCTTTCAACGGCCTGCCCTTGCCGTTCGCGGCACTGATACTCGGCATGGGAGATGACGGCCATACTGCCTCGCTGTTTCCCGCTAGTCCCAATCTGGATGCCGGTTTGGCTCCGGGCGGATCGGTCGCGGATACACCGCCCTGTTTGGCGCAAGTGGGCGCGGTGGCGCCGACCGAGCGCATGAGCATGACCCTGCCGTGGATCCTGCATGCGCGGCGCGTTTATTTGCAGTTCGGCGGTGCCGGCAAAGCCGATGTGTTCGCGGCCGCTCTGGCCGGGCCCAGCCGTCAGTATCCGGTGAGCTTCGTGCTCGCGCAAACGCAGACGCCCGTGACGGTATTCGCCGCGCGCAACTGA
- a CDS encoding CHRD domain-containing protein yields MNRRALSILLGLSLSAGTAHGDEANALSFQFGADLGFSGESPPLEDGSMWSQARFAFDQDETVMEFVLNLANGENVTGARLHCGPMGTFGPVIVPLFQFAQGSWNGSLQVQATITGAQIIQGVDCFSTTARAITTVPDLAAGMSDGTIFVSITTASFPEGEIWGWVQTVSNISTLLVFPDIVDAPVGVSLGTARESGTVMRIVTEPSVTVTPIPSGFNPPLRDRSPRLPSRLNPP; encoded by the coding sequence GTGAACCGTCGCGCTTTATCGATCCTGCTGGGTTTAAGCTTGTCCGCCGGCACGGCTCACGGAGACGAAGCGAACGCGCTATCGTTTCAATTCGGCGCCGATCTCGGCTTTTCCGGGGAAAGTCCGCCTCTGGAGGACGGCTCGATGTGGAGTCAGGCACGTTTCGCTTTCGATCAGGACGAAACCGTGATGGAATTCGTTTTAAACCTTGCCAACGGAGAGAATGTTACCGGAGCCCGGCTGCATTGCGGTCCGATGGGGACTTTCGGCCCGGTAATCGTTCCGCTTTTCCAATTTGCTCAAGGCAGCTGGAACGGCTCCCTGCAGGTGCAGGCAACGATTACGGGAGCCCAGATCATTCAAGGCGTAGACTGCTTTTCCACGACCGCCAGGGCCATCACCACCGTTCCGGATTTGGCAGCCGGCATGAGCGACGGCACGATTTTCGTGAGCATCACCACGGCCTCGTTCCCGGAAGGCGAAATTTGGGGCTGGGTACAGACGGTTTCAAACATTTCCACCTTGCTGGTATTTCCGGATATAGTCGATGCCCCCGTCGGCGTGTCTCTGGGAACCGCAAGAGAATCGGGCACCGTCATGAGAATCGTCACCGAACCCTCCGTAACGGTCACCCCAATCCCTTCAGGGTTCAATCCTCCCTTGAGAGACAGGTCGCCCCGATTGCCGTCCAGACTCAACCCGCCGTAG
- a CDS encoding glutaredoxin domain-containing protein, with the protein MKRGLSVAVLLFAVAFGTVGEAEVYKLTGPDGRVTYTDSRSEGGINTKVEVVETGSYAGEAELAPIGEAAASRKVTIFTTEWCGVCRKAKSYMASQGIAFDEFDIEKSRSARSRFDKLGARGVPVILVGKEKMTGFSAGKLKAMLDRAGI; encoded by the coding sequence ATGAAAAGAGGTTTGTCCGTGGCGGTTCTGTTGTTTGCCGTTGCTTTCGGTACCGTAGGCGAGGCTGAGGTATACAAATTGACGGGTCCCGACGGAAGGGTCACGTATACCGACAGTCGTTCGGAAGGCGGAATCAATACCAAGGTGGAAGTCGTCGAGACCGGGTCTTACGCGGGTGAGGCAGAGCTTGCGCCGATCGGGGAAGCCGCGGCGTCTCGAAAAGTGACGATCTTCACCACGGAATGGTGCGGCGTGTGCCGGAAGGCCAAATCGTATATGGCAAGTCAAGGGATTGCGTTCGACGAATTCGACATCGAGAAATCTCGGTCCGCCAGGAGCCGGTTCGACAAGCTGGGTGCGAGGGGCGTGCCTGTGATTTTGGTCGGAAAGGAAAAAATGACCGGTTTTTCCGCGGGTAAGCTCAAAGCGATGCTGGACCGTGCCGGGATCTAA
- a CDS encoding MarC family protein, producing the protein MEEGLLQFGLTAFLTLAVVVDPPGMLPIFIALTRGLEKNERRKTLSRALLIAFGVTVFFLLAGKYVLMYLGVTVHAFAISGGILLFVTAMPMLFGQRAGLQAPKVEERRAAGEDIAIFPLAIPLLSGPGTITAVLLLANRAGTDVRRLGMLAGVIAAIYLFTWLLLYLGEVITGYLGESKVHIMTRVLGIVLAALAAQFVLNGIAGFYQSLTHPLNQLR; encoded by the coding sequence ATGGAAGAAGGCTTGCTGCAATTCGGGCTGACGGCTTTTCTGACGCTGGCCGTGGTCGTCGATCCGCCCGGAATGCTACCGATCTTCATCGCCTTGACCCGCGGGCTGGAAAAGAACGAGCGGCGCAAGACCTTGAGCCGCGCATTGCTCATCGCTTTCGGCGTAACCGTGTTTTTTCTGCTCGCCGGCAAATATGTGCTGATGTACCTCGGGGTAACCGTGCATGCATTTGCGATCAGCGGCGGCATTCTCCTTTTCGTGACGGCGATGCCGATGCTGTTCGGACAGCGCGCAGGCCTACAGGCACCCAAGGTCGAGGAAAGACGCGCGGCAGGCGAAGATATCGCGATTTTTCCGCTCGCCATCCCGCTGCTTTCCGGACCCGGTACCATTACCGCCGTTCTGTTGCTCGCCAATAGGGCCGGTACCGATGTTCGTCGCTTAGGCATGCTGGCCGGCGTCATCGCCGCGATTTATCTGTTCACCTGGCTGCTGTTGTACCTCGGCGAAGTGATCACGGGGTATCTCGGCGAAAGCAAGGTGCACATCATGACCCGAGTGCTGGGCATCGTGCTCGCGGCGCTTGCTGCGCAGTTCGTTCTCAACGGCATCGCGGGCTTTTACCAATCTTTGACCCATCCTTTAAATCAACTGCGATAA
- the purD gene encoding phosphoribosylamine--glycine ligase gives MKVLIVGGGGREHALAWKAAQSPGVEKIFVTPGNAGTNAEPKVENRPIPAEDIPALLAFAKEQVIDLTIVGPEAPLVAGIVDRFRAAGLNCFGPTRLASQLEGSKAFCKDFLARHGIPTAEYRTFTAVDDAVAHIRQKGVPIVIKADGLAAGKGVVIAQSEAEAIGAVTDMLSGNAFGSAGHRVVIEEFLRGEEASFIVMADGLDVLPMATSQDHKARDDGDKGPNTGGMGAYSPAPVVTPEVHARIMKEVIEPTLRGMAADGIPYSGFLYAGVMIAPDGAPKVLEFNCRFGDPETQPIMMRLKSDLVGLCLAALEGRLSRVSAEWDERAALGVVLAAGGYPFDYAKGDEIEGLPERPNADTKVFHAGTAQSAGRVVTAGGRVLCVCALGDNVSEAQQKAYRQVREIRWKNMYYRTDIGYRAIGR, from the coding sequence ATGAAAGTACTGATAGTCGGCGGCGGCGGACGGGAGCACGCTTTAGCGTGGAAAGCGGCGCAGTCTCCCGGAGTGGAAAAGATTTTCGTCACACCGGGCAATGCCGGAACGAATGCCGAGCCGAAAGTGGAGAATCGGCCCATCCCCGCCGAAGATATTCCGGCCTTGTTGGCCTTTGCAAAGGAGCAGGTCATCGATCTTACCATCGTGGGTCCCGAAGCTCCGTTGGTAGCCGGCATCGTGGACCGGTTCCGCGCAGCCGGGCTCAATTGTTTCGGTCCGACCCGGCTTGCCTCGCAGCTCGAGGGTTCGAAGGCATTCTGCAAGGATTTTCTGGCTCGCCACGGAATCCCGACCGCCGAATACCGCACGTTCACGGCGGTCGATGACGCGGTCGCCCATATCCGCCAGAAGGGTGTGCCGATTGTGATCAAGGCCGACGGTTTGGCCGCGGGCAAGGGCGTGGTCATCGCTCAGTCGGAAGCGGAGGCGATCGGCGCGGTGACCGATATGTTGTCGGGCAATGCCTTCGGCTCGGCCGGCCATCGAGTCGTGATCGAGGAATTCCTGCGTGGCGAGGAAGCGAGCTTCATCGTCATGGCCGACGGACTCGACGTTCTGCCGATGGCCACGTCCCAGGATCATAAGGCGCGGGATGACGGAGACAAAGGTCCCAATACCGGCGGCATGGGAGCATATTCGCCCGCTCCGGTGGTGACGCCGGAAGTTCACGCCCGCATCATGAAGGAGGTGATCGAGCCCACGCTGCGCGGCATGGCGGCGGACGGCATTCCGTATTCGGGCTTTCTCTATGCCGGCGTGATGATCGCACCGGACGGCGCGCCCAAGGTGCTCGAGTTCAATTGCCGTTTCGGAGACCCCGAAACCCAGCCGATCATGATGCGGCTCAAGAGCGATCTGGTCGGCCTGTGCCTGGCCGCGCTGGAAGGACGCTTGAGCCGGGTGAGCGCGGAATGGGACGAGCGGGCGGCGCTGGGTGTCGTGTTGGCGGCGGGCGGCTATCCGTTCGATTACGCCAAGGGCGACGAAATCGAAGGACTGCCGGAGCGGCCGAATGCGGACACCAAGGTCTTCCATGCGGGCACGGCGCAATCCGCCGGCAGGGTCGTCACGGCGGGAGGGCGGGTTCTTTGCGTGTGCGCCCTGGGCGACAACGTGTCGGAAGCTCAGCAAAAGGCTTACCGACAGGTTCGCGAAATCCGCTGGAAAAACATGTACTACCGCACCGACATCGGCTACCGCGCCATAGGCCGCTGA